The Perca fluviatilis chromosome 24, GENO_Pfluv_1.0, whole genome shotgun sequence genome has a window encoding:
- the LOC120554034 gene encoding E3 ubiquitin/ISG15 ligase TRIM25-like: MAQKGVQLDRETFSCSICLDLLKDPVTTSCGHNYCMDCIKAHWDEEDRKYIHSCPQCRKTFTPRPVLLKNTMLADLVEELKKDNEGHNTVSAAAERTERQKKLEGSQLNIQQRIQDREKDVKTLQQEAEAINGSADKAVEDSEKIFTELICLMEKRSSDVKQQLRSQQRSEVSRVKELQEKLEQEITELKRKDAELKKLSHTEDHNQFLHNSPSLSPLSEATSSIDSRPRRYFEDVTAAVSQVSDKLQHVLREEWTKVSLAVTEVDVLLQQPEPKTRADFLKYSREITLDPNTAHTELLLSEGNRKATVMSQQQSYSSHPDRFTGCHQVLSRESLTGRCYWEVERKGAGVIVAVTYRNISRAGSENRFGQNDKSWALHCNNSSYAFCYNDVLTRVSGPRSSRIGVYLDHSAAILSFFSVSESMTLLHRVQTTFTQPLYAGLWLSFFDDTAELCKVK, from the coding sequence ATGGCGCAGAAAGGAGTTCAACTGGACCGGGAAACCTTCTCttgctccatctgtctggatctactgaaggatccggtgactactTCCTGTGGACACAACTACTGCATGGACTGTATTAAAGCCCACTGGGATGAAGAGGATCGAAAgtacatccacagctgtcctcaaTGCAGGAAGACAttcacaccgaggcctgtcctgctgaaaaacaccatgttagcagatttagtggaggaACTGAAGAAGGATAATGAAGGCCACAACACAGTCTCAGCTGCGGCAGAAAggactgagaggcagaaaaagcTTGAGGGGAGTCAACtaaacatccagcagagaatccaggacagagagaaagatgtgaagacACTTCAACAGGAGGCGGAGGCGATCAATGGCTCTgctgataaagcagtggaggacagcgagaAGATCTTCACTGAGCTGATCTGTCTCatggagaaaagaagctctgatgtgaagcagcagctcaGATCCCAGCAGAGAAGTGAAGTGAGTCGAgtcaaagagcttcaggagaagctggagcaggagatcactgagctgaagaggaaagacgccgagctgaagaagctctcacacacagaggatcacaaccagtttctacacaactcCCCCTCACTGTCCCCACTCAGTGAAGCTACATCCAGCATTGATAGCCGTCCTCGGCGCTACTTTGAGGACGTGACAGCAGCCGTGTCACAAGTCAGCGATAAACTACAGCACGTTCTGAGAGAGGAATGGACAAAAGTTTCACTGGCAGTGACTGAAGTTGATGTTTTACTGCAACAACCAGAGCCAAAGACCAGAGCTGACTTCTTAAAGTATTCACGtgaaatcacactggatccaaacacagcacacacagagctgttattatctgaggggaacagaAAAGCAACAGTAATGAGTCAACAACAGtcttattctagtcacccagacagattcacaGGATGTCatcaggtcctgagtagagagagtctgactggacgttgttactgggaggtggagaggaaaGGGGCAGGAGTTATTGTAGCAGTCACATACAggaatatcagcagagcagggaGTGAAAATAGATTTGGACaaaatgacaaatcttgggcGTTACATTGTAACAATAGCAGTTATGCATTTTGTTACAACGATGTCCTGACTCGCGTCTCAGGTCCTCGGTCCTCCAGaataggagtgtacctggatcacagtgcagcTATTCTCTCCTTCTTCAGTGTCTCTGAAAGCATGACTCTCCttcacagagtccagaccacattcactcagccgctcTATGCCGGACTTTGGCTTTCTTTTTTTGATGAcactgctgagttgtgtaaagTGAAATAG